A window of Syntrophorhabdaceae bacterium genomic DNA:
TTGAACCATCGTTATCGCCCTTTCCCTTCAGTCCCGTCGGTTTTGCTTCAAAACCAGCTTGCCAGATATAGTCTCCGGGGTGGGTCGTTTTCGGTGATGACTTTCCCGTTTGGTTGGTCAGATTTAAGTTATGATAACCCCTATTTAACATTATTTCTGCACATTAACATCCGCGATGTTAATGTGCGTCGGGGATGTTACATCCTCATCGAGGAGAATGTAGAGTTCATGGAAAAGACGGCGGGGTGGGTTGATGACTTGTTGACAACTATGAATAGCAACAACGGTATGTAGTTGTCAACTAAGGCAATGAAAAGGACCCGGGCAGGGGAAGGCCGTGCCGCTTTATATAAGCGATGTCGAGCCATTTCTCAGTGCGATATGTGTCCGGCGAAATCCGCAGAGTACCATTTCGTAGTGTGTAAGACATGTATAATTGGTGATGTGGGTCCGAAAGGTTGCGCCCGTCTTAACACCGTCTGCGAAAAAATGGTATCTTAAATGATGGTGAAGAAGTACACAGGACAGCAGATCCTGAAAGAGGTGGAGCATGCCTGAGGACAGGCGAAGGAAAGCGCGCCGGATGCTCGACATGGCCGGTAAAGCGAGGGTTTCGAAGGATACATACCGGGAGCTCGATCGGGGCAGGGAGGACATCTTTGACACCCACTTGGCGGACATGAGGGCGCCGGAGCTTCGCAAAGCCGTCAATGAGAAGATCGATGACAAGATCATCCCCGTAAAGACCGTCCTCGAGAGGTTGCGGGCGGAGAATAAAGTTCTGGTAGCCGTCCTCTATGGTTCATATTCCAGGGGAACGTTTCATGCCCGGTCCGACATTGATATTGGCATTTACATGAAGGCCGAAAATGAACTCGAGGAAATGGACATAGTGGACAGCATACGCATGGCCGTGGAGGATGACACGGATGTTTCGATTCTCTATCTCCACGACACTGACGAGTCGCCTTTTATTATCCAGGAAGCTCTTGCGGGTATCCACCTGGTGGAACCCGACATGGATGCGCTCTATGACACGTACGGGTGGGCTTTGCACGAGTCAGAGTCGATGCGGTTCAGGGAGGAAATGGTGGAGAGAATAGAAGAAGTAGAGGCCATGATGAACATAATGCGGAGGAAGCTTCTGTCATATCGCGTCAACTACTCCGTCGGCAATTACACCGAATGTATTCCGTCACTGTTCTTCATTCTTGAAGCTCTGTGCCGGTACGCCCTCGCAGGCAAGGGATTTTATGTGCACTCCCACCGGGAGGTCCGGGAGCTGGTGGCGAGGCATCTCATCAGTACCGGCGATGTGGACCAGGCACTATACGACCACCTCTCCGAACTCTATCGCCGGCGCCAGGACGCGGACTTCACTGCGACGCGATTCAACAAGAACGAGGTGGACCAATACGCAGAGCTGGTGCGCCACAGCATCGAGCTCCTGAAGGACCACGTCGACGATGGGGACAGAGAGGAACTGCTCGCCTTGCTGTCTGTCTCTGACGGTTCCGGATAGGTCCCGGATTACTGCAAAATAGGTGAAGCGTTAACTGAAGTCTCAACTGAAGCTCGGTCCCAGATAACGCAATAATATTCGTCACGTTCAAGACACTTTTTACGCGCGGAATTTTCCGTTTTGAGGGTCAGTATTACATCATAACAGCTTCAGCTTATACTCCGGGATATCAACCGTTACCGCCTGGAGAATCGCTTCAGTCTGTCCTGGGTTGACGCAGAGCGTGTTCCCGATGCGGTCCGTGATCTTCCCGGACGCCTTGGGTGACTCATGGATGTGTCCGGACAGGACGAGGGGAGGCTGGTGTCTTTCGATGAACCTCCGCACGGCCATGCTCCCGATGTGCTGTCCGTTGTAGAGGACATCCAGGTTTGTGTTCCAGGGCGGGTCGTGGATGACATAGACAGTCTTCTTCGGGTCTGATATCTTTGCCAACTCCTCCAGATCTTCCTCGATCATCGCGTGAGAGCCGAACCACTCCTGCTCATCAATGTCGACGAGCCCGTCCACTGTGCTTATGACGGGTCTGTACGGACCGGGCTGAAGGATTCTTTGCCGGTCATCGTATCTTTCCCAGTCCTTGCAGGAAAACGGGGTAGGGCGCACGCAGGAGTAGCCGGCGATGGAGAGATCTCGCGCCAAAACATGAGTTCGCATGTGCAGGAGTTGGCATATGCCTTCCGCTTCCATATCCTCAAGGAGGTGCATATTTACCTGGAAATCGTCATTACCCATCATTAAGAAAACGGCAATGTCACGATTGTCGTCATGAAAGCTCTCCAGACGGGGGCGAAGCTCCTCGACAATGAACCGTTGCTGCTCCTTTATGAGGCCTGCAAAATCACCTGTCTTGGGCAATACATCACCGCCTATTACGACGGCGTGTGCCTTCGGAGCAATAGTGAAGAGCTTTTTGTAAAGGGACGGGTTGCCATGCAGGTCCGCAGCATAGAGCAGTCTCATATCAGCCACTCGTGCCGTACTTCATAATAGTCGCCATCGCTGTCCACGATGGCCATCGGCGAATAGTCCATTATCAGGATCCTGACGCACATGTCCGCCCCCAGCCCTATACGGCCGCGTGCAAGGAAAGGTTCCATAAGGTGAAAATGGCCGAAGACGAGCGTTTTCCCGTAGGTATATGTTTGTTTGAGGAAGAACCCGTCTGTACCCCAGATGAAGTCTGTCTCTGACTGTTCATGGAGTGGTGTACATGGTTCAGCGCCCGCATGGGAAAAGAAGAAGGCATCTGTCTCGAAATTGTACCGGGTGTCCGCGATGAAGGACAGGTGGTCCGGGGGAATCACGCTCCGTAGGAACACCGGGAGCTCCCGACTGTCGAGGAGGATGTGCTTTCCGTCACGCTCCACATAGTGCCTGCCGCCCGTAGAATAGGAGAGTGTCCGGGGATCCATACCGTATAATTTCAGTGTCGAAATAAACCCGTTGTCCATGAGGATCCCGTACGCGCTCGTGTCTCCGTCCAGCGCCTTGATGAGCAGTTCTTCGTGGTTACCCCTCAGATAAACGTTGGCGGGGTTCTTTAAGGATACGAGGAATTCCATAACCTCAAGGGATCGGGGCCCTCTGTCGATATAGTCGCCAAGGAATATGAGCCGATCTCCTTCCTGATAATCGGCATTGTGCAGGGCATCTCTCAGCTCCTTATAGTATCCGTGGATGTCGCCTATGACCAGAGTCTTCATCCCATCTCCGTTTCAAGGAGCGCGTCTCCCTCTTCCTTCGTGTTGAAGTACATCTTCCGACCGTCGGGAAAGAGATAACACCACCTGTAACCTTCCTTTTCGGACCTGTGCCGGCGCACCCCGGCGAAGAGGGCCTTCTCCGGCATGACCCAGCTGTCACTGTCATGACGGGCGAGGAGGATCCTCTCTTCCGGGGGAAGGTTCCGCTGGCGTTCCCTTTCCGCCTTTTTCACGGCGAGGATGTCCTCGCGGGAGGGTGGTGGAATGGGAGAAGAACGGTTATCGAGCTGTACAGCGAACAGCTCTTCCAACACTGCCCGATCCGGGATCAGACGGTCGTGAAACTGCGGCAGGTACTCGAGCGTAACGTTGCCGTCCCAGTTCTTGGCCCTCAGAGCCTCCAGGACCTCGATACCGTAAGATTCGACGGGCAGGTGGGGCAGGTCATGGCCTGCCGCGTCATCGTAACGCATCTCGGAAAGGTGAAGACCAACAATGCCGGAGTGGTACGTCTCGATGACCTGGAAGATTCTCGAGACGAAGATATGGGACGTGTCCAGGATCATAGGGAGTTTGAACTCGATGGTCTCCTCGGGAGTGATGATGCGCTTGGCATTCCCGAAGGTCTCAATGGCCACCGTGACGGAAGCCTCCCTTTTCAGCCTTTTGAGGTTGGCGAGGGCGATTATCTGGAGATTGATCCGGTTGGTCTTGGCAGTGCTCTCAGGATGAAATACGACAATGCCGGCACCAACGCGCTCGGCAAACTGCACGGTCGGAAGGGCCCAGGACATGAAGCTCTCATCGGAGAGGCGACCCTGGGGGGCGTGGACGCTGTTGACGATGATGTTGTGGGAGAGGACGACGCTGGCCAGGTCATCGAGGTGATCCATCTCCGCGAGGAAGTCCTCGAGCTTGTACGGAAGGGCGAGCTCGATAGGAACACCATCGAGGCCGGAGAGGTCATGAGCGTAGGAGGTGAGTGACACGTCTCTGCGGATAGAAAACTTCATGATCGACAATTATAGCCCAGAAAAACGGGCTCCTGAAGGGAATTCTTAAGGATGCGGGTTTTGAATCATTCTTTATCTCCTCCATGTAGAACGTATGTAGTCGAAAAAGTATACGTTCATTCTGCGCCGTGTCCTGAATTGTTGAAAACTATGCTGGAAACGTAAAATAAAAGTAAAATAAGGATCAAATAGACAGGAAATAAAAGTCAAATAAAAGTCTGGATTCCAGAAACTACGACTTGCCGGCAGTTAAGGCAGGCCTCTGAGGTCAAAAAAGTCAAATAAAAGTCAAATAAAACGCCAGGACCCCGGAATGCTGACAAATTCGCGCACGTTGTAGACTCATGAAGGCTTCCTGGCATTCGTTCGGGTTTTGAAGGGCGTTTTTAAGTCATGTTGTTGATATTACTAAGGAAGATTGCCGCAGGACGGTAGACGATATTGCCACATTTCCCCTTATTGCCGGGTATTCCGGGTATTATCGTAGCCACAACCAATTCGGGTTGTGAGTCTATCCATGTGAGATTATTGGCAATATGCTAGATAGGATGCGCCGCGACGTTCGGGTTTTGAAGGGCGTTTCTTCGGGTTTTGAAGGGCGGTTTTAACCTACCTCGCTGATATTGCAAAGGTTATCCGTAATTCGCATTCGGGCTTTGAGTCACCCTGTATTCGGGTTCTCTTACTACATGATAGTTACTATAAGATAATAATGTGTGAAGGGGCGTCAGACAGGAGCTTGCTGGATTTACCTGCTCATTGCTAGTACTTCTCCTTCGGGAGCGCATCGAACTCCTCGATGGTCATCTTCTTCATCGCGTCCTCTGAGAGCCCCCACCTGGCCCCCGGTTCGCTTGCACGCTTCCAGGGCCTCTTTGAGCTCGGGGCGGTTGTCGTCACGCTTTCCGGACTCAATCTCGACAAATTCACGGAGCAGCCTTCAGGGCCCGCCGCTGAGGTAGCCTTCAATCGCTTTCCTCTGCGCGTCGATACCGAGACCGTTGACGCCCTGCTTTTGGGTCGACACCCTCAAATAGCTGATAAACTTGCCTTCCATCCACGTCCTCCCCGGCATATGCAAAGTACGGTAACGACCGTAGCATATAATGCCGTTCCTGTAAAACTTCCGGGGAGGGCGAATCCTTTGTTTCTTGTCGTCGTGAAGGGGTTTGGACAACAGCCGATCATGCTCCTGACAGGCTGTATGGTAAAGCCCAAACCCAAGGAACACATATGGCGCATTGTGGTGATCTACCTGACCCGATGGAAGTGCGACGAATCCTTCCGGTATATCAAGCAATGCTGTAATCTGGAAGACATACGGGTACGCAGCTATGTGAGCATAAGGAACACCGTGGTACTCGTAGCGGGAAAATGTAAGGTAGACTTTCACCCTCATTCTCATCCATTTTTGCCCTTGCCATTGTATCAAGCCCGGCTTCCAGGAGGAGGCGGGTTATGTCTGCGTGGCCAATGTCTGCGCACTTCGTGGAGCACGGTGTCTCCGTTCCTTCCTGCAACATTGGGGTTGGCTTCTGCATCGAGCAGTCTGTGCACGGCATCTATGCCATTGGTACCCGTGGCCTTTAGGAGTTGGTCCTTTGCGGATTTCCTGTGTTCCATGCTGTCAGTCTCTATCTTGGCGAAGTTGTGATAGGCAGATGTTCCGCTGCGCTGTCGTTTAAGCCTTTTCTTGAGATATGCGCATTTTGCACAGCGCCGAGACCGACACCCCCAGTTTCCTCGCCCTGGCATCGAGCCGGGTCTTGTCTTCAGGGGTCATGTAGATGGTCACCTTCACCAACCTTTCTTCCGCGGGTTTCTTTGGACGGCCTCCCGGATTCTTCATATGGACGCCCTGGCTCTCAACGGCATGGTTGTCAACGCCGTTTCCGATAGTCGGGGACTTGAACCTACCCACGTTTCACCCCCTTAAGTAGTTTCTGTATTTCTTTCGCGAGCGCTGTTATTTCCTCCGCTGCTTTGGAATTCCTGTTGTACTCGACTACGGACATGCCAGCCCCGTAGGCATCTTGGAAGTCTGCCCGCAATCTCACGACGGTATGTAACAGTTTAAAACCGTCCATGTCGCTGATGTACTCGGCGAGGTCCGTGAGCTTGGAGACGCTTGCCGGGAAGGAGCCATTGTTCAAGACATACCCAGTCTTCCCCAGCGCCTTGATCACGGACAGTGCCCTGGTCAGTGCGTATACCTCCACCTGGGAGGGACGTGTCGGGATGATCACCAGGTCTGATAAGGACATCGCCGACCTGTTGAAGTCGCTGTCGATGCCGCCACAGTCGACGATAAGAAGCGATCTGGAGTTTCCCTGGTACGGAGCGGTCACCGCAGGAATCTGTTTGACGGAGCTTACGACAGCCACGGGGATCTCTGGAGAGATGCCCCTCTGAGCCCGGTAGCCGGCCCACAGGGAGGAGGATCTCTGGAGATCGAGCTCGAGGATGCGGGTGTCCGGGTATTTCGAGATGAGGGTGGTTGCCAGGTTGACCGTGAGGGTGGTCTTCCCGACCCCGCCTTTGGGATTTGCGATGCTTATTATCACGTGGGCCTCCTGTATGTAAAAAACAGTGTCATGATATCTCTTAACAGTTTAATAGAGTCGTGAAACTGTTATATACAGTCATAAGTCTAGCAGACGGGGGACGGTTGTCAAGGGGAAACTGCGGGGAAGAAGGGATATTGTACCTTTCCTTTGGGCAGCAAATATGACAAGATATTGCTCGGGTACTGTCAACATCCTCTATTAATGCGTTAGATGCTGTTTGATTTCAGGGTGATGAAAAGCATTAACATAGCATGTTAACTATTTCACTTGACAGGTGGGTTTCGTGATCGTATACTTTAGGACAAGACAGCTTGAAAAAATAGGTTCCCAGGAGCGGGAAATGGTCAAGCAGCTTGGTTCGAAACAGGCCGAGAAGTTCCGGCAGAGGTTGATGGAACTCAGGGCTGCAGAGGTTTTATCCGATATTTCTCATCTACCGCCAGCACGTTGTCATCAATTATCCGGAAGGGATGCGGGTACGTTTTCCGTGGACTTGAATGACCAATACCGTTTGTTGTTCATTCCGGCAGATGATCCCATCCCTTATGACGATGATGGCGGGATTGACACAACGAAGGTGAGAGAGATCGAGATCACTGAGATAAGAGACACCCATCGAGGTGGAAAATGAAGGCGAAGAAGAGATACGAGTATCGACCTGATTATGCGGTGCCTCCCGGGCAGACACTCCGGGAGGTAATGGAATCCCTGGAGATGACACAGAAGGAGTTCGCGACCAGGACGGGACTGACCGTACAATCGCTGAATCGGATCTTCAAGGGAGAGCAGCCGATCAGCTATGAGAGCGCAAATCGCTTCGAACTGGCCACGGGCACACCCGCGAGCTTTTGGAACAATCTCGAGGCGCAGTACCAGGAGCAGAAGGCGAAAGTAGAAGAAGCCCGGCGCCTGCAAAAGGATCTCGAGTGGCTCAAAACGATCCCCGTGAAGGAATTGCAGGACCGTGACTTTCTGTCCGGGACGGATGACAAGGTGGTGTTTTTACGGGAGACCCTGGCCTTCTATGCCGTCGGAAGCGTGGATGCATGGCGTGAGATATGGGAGAAACCCGCAATCGCTGCCAGGCGGTCCCAGTGTTTCGAATCGCAGCCTGGCTCAGCTTCCGCTTGGATTCGCCAAGGGGAGATCCAGGCACACGAGAAGGCGTGCAAGCCATTCGACAAGGCATCCTTCCTTAAAGCATTGAAGAAGATCCGCAGCCTCACGAAGGAGAGCCCCGAGAAAT
This region includes:
- a CDS encoding ParA family protein; the protein is MIISIANPKGGVGKTTLTVNLATTLISKYPDTRILELDLQRSSSLWAGYRAQRGISPEIPVAVVSSVKQIPAVTAPYQGNSRSLLIVDCGGIDSDFNRSAMSLSDLVIIPTRPSQVEVYALTRALSVIKALGKTGYVLNNGSFPASVSKLTDLAEYISDMDGFKLLHTVVRLRADFQDAYGAGMSVVEYNRNSKAAEEITALAKEIQKLLKGVKRG
- a CDS encoding type II toxin-antitoxin system RelE/ParE family toxin is translated as MIVYFRTRQLEKIGSQEREMVKQLGSKQAEKFRQRLMELRAAEVLSDISHLPPARCHQLSGRDAGTFSVDLNDQYRLLFIPADDPIPYDDDGGIDTTKVREIEITEIRDTHRGGK
- a CDS encoding helix-turn-helix domain-containing protein, which encodes MKAKKRYEYRPDYAVPPGQTLREVMESLEMTQKEFATRTGLTVQSLNRIFKGEQPISYESANRFELATGTPASFWNNLEAQYQEQKAKVEEARRLQKDLEWLKTIPVKELQDRDFLSGTDDKVVFLRETLAFYAVGSVDAWREIWEKPAIAARRSQCFESQPGSASAWIRQGEIQAHEKACKPFDKASFLKALKKIRSLTKESPEKFEPAMRKLCAGAGVAVSLVREMKKVPWNGATKWITPQKAMIL
- a CDS encoding TIM barrel protein — encoded protein: MKFSIRRDVSLTSYAHDLSGLDGVPIELALPYKLEDFLAEMDHLDDLASVVLSHNIIVNSVHAPQGRLSDESFMSWALPTVQFAERVGAGIVVFHPESTAKTNRINLQIIALANLKRLKREASVTVAIETFGNAKRIITPEETIEFKLPMILDTSHIFVSRIFQVIETYHSGIVGLHLSEMRYDDAAGHDLPHLPVESYGIEVLEALRAKNWDGNVTLEYLPQFHDRLIPDRAVLEELFAVQLDNRSSPIPPPSREDILAVKKAERERQRNLPPEERILLARHDSDSWVMPEKALFAGVRRHRSEKEGYRWCYLFPDGRKMYFNTKEEGDALLETEMG
- a CDS encoding metallophosphoesterase yields the protein MRLLYAADLHGNPSLYKKLFTIAPKAHAVVIGGDVLPKTGDFAGLIKEQQRFIVEELRPRLESFHDDNRDIAVFLMMGNDDFQVNMHLLEDMEAEGICQLLHMRTHVLARDLSIAGYSCVRPTPFSCKDWERYDDRQRILQPGPYRPVISTVDGLVDIDEQEWFGSHAMIEEDLEELAKISDPKKTVYVIHDPPWNTNLDVLYNGQHIGSMAVRRFIERHQPPLVLSGHIHESPKASGKITDRIGNTLCVNPGQTEAILQAVTVDIPEYKLKLL
- a CDS encoding metallophosphoesterase, yielding MKTLVIGDIHGYYKELRDALHNADYQEGDRLIFLGDYIDRGPRSLEVMEFLVSLKNPANVYLRGNHEELLIKALDGDTSAYGILMDNGFISTLKLYGMDPRTLSYSTGGRHYVERDGKHILLDSRELPVFLRSVIPPDHLSFIADTRYNFETDAFFFSHAGAEPCTPLHEQSETDFIWGTDGFFLKQTYTYGKTLVFGHFHLMEPFLARGRIGLGADMCVRILIMDYSPMAIVDSDGDYYEVRHEWLI
- a CDS encoding nucleotidyltransferase domain-containing protein — its product is MPEDRRRKARRMLDMAGKARVSKDTYRELDRGREDIFDTHLADMRAPELRKAVNEKIDDKIIPVKTVLERLRAENKVLVAVLYGSYSRGTFHARSDIDIGIYMKAENELEEMDIVDSIRMAVEDDTDVSILYLHDTDESPFIIQEALAGIHLVEPDMDALYDTYGWALHESESMRFREEMVERIEEVEAMMNIMRRKLLSYRVNYSVGNYTECIPSLFFILEALCRYALAGKGFYVHSHREVRELVARHLISTGDVDQALYDHLSELYRRRQDADFTATRFNKNEVDQYAELVRHSIELLKDHVDDGDREELLALLSVSDGSG